A single window of Ovis canadensis isolate MfBH-ARS-UI-01 breed Bighorn chromosome 17, ARS-UI_OviCan_v2, whole genome shotgun sequence DNA harbors:
- the HVCN1 gene encoding voltage-gated hydrogen channel 1 isoform X2: MATWNEKAVTRRARVAPAERMSKFLKHFTVVGDDYHAWNINYKKWENEEEEEEEEQPPPTAASASAEEGRATDPTPAPAPVPRPRLDFRTTLRKLFSAHRFQVIIICLVVLDALLVLAELVLDLRIIQPDKNNYAPRVFHYMSLAILTFFMTEIFFKILVFRLEFFHHKFEILDAIVVVISFILDIVLLFREHEFEALGLLILLRLWRVARIINGIIISVKTRSERQLLRLKQINIQLATKIQHLEFSCSEKEQEIERLNKLLRQHGLLGEVN; encoded by the exons GCAGTCACCCGCAGGGCCAGGGTGGCTCCCGCCGAGAGGATGAGCAAATTCTTGAAACACTTCACCGTCGTCGGGGACGACTACCACGCCTGGAACATCAACTACAAGAAGTGGgagaatgaggaggaggaggaggaagaagagcagCCGCCGCCCACTGCCGCCTCGGCCTCGGCCGAGGAGGGCAGAGCCACTGACCCcaccccggccccggcccctgtGCCCAGGCCCCGCCTAGACTTCAGGACCACTTTGAGGAAGCTCTTCAGCGCCCACAGGTTTCAG GTTATCATCATCTGCCTGGTCGTCCTGGACGCCCTCCTGGTGCTTGCCGAGCTTGTTCTGGACCTGAGGATCATCCAGCCCGACAAGAATAACTATGCCCCCAGG GTGTTCCACTATATGAGCCTTGCTATACTGACCTTTTTCATGAcggagattttctttaaaatattggtCTTCCGCTTGGAGTTCTTTCACCACAAGTTTGAGATCCTGGACGCCATCGTGGTGGTCATTTCCTTCATCCTTGACATCGTCCTCCTGTTCCGGGAGCATGAATTCGAGGCTCTGGGACTGCTGATCCTGCTCCGGCTGTGGCGGGTGGCCCGGATCATCAATG GGATAATTATCTCGGTTAAGACACGTTCAGAACGGCAACTGTTAAGGTTAAAACAGATAAACATACAACTGGCCACCAAGATACAGCATCTTGAATTCAGCTGCTCTGAGAAG GAACAAGAAATTGAGAGACTTAACAAGCTGTTGAGACAGCACGGACTTCTCGGGGAGGTGAACTAG
- the HVCN1 gene encoding voltage-gated hydrogen channel 1 isoform X3, with amino-acid sequence MSKFLKHFTVVGDDYHAWNINYKKWENEEEEEEEEQPPPTAASASAEEGRATDPTPAPAPVPRPRLDFRTTLRKLFSAHRFQVIIICLVVLDALLVLAELVLDLRIIQPDKNNYAPRVFHYMSLAILTFFMTEIFFKILVFRLEFFHHKFEILDAIVVVISFILDIVLLFREHEFEALGLLILLRLWRVARIINGIIISVKTRSERQLLRLKQINIQLATKIQHLEFSCSEKEQEIERLNKLLRQHGLLGEVN; translated from the exons ATGAGCAAATTCTTGAAACACTTCACCGTCGTCGGGGACGACTACCACGCCTGGAACATCAACTACAAGAAGTGGgagaatgaggaggaggaggaggaagaagagcagCCGCCGCCCACTGCCGCCTCGGCCTCGGCCGAGGAGGGCAGAGCCACTGACCCcaccccggccccggcccctgtGCCCAGGCCCCGCCTAGACTTCAGGACCACTTTGAGGAAGCTCTTCAGCGCCCACAGGTTTCAG GTTATCATCATCTGCCTGGTCGTCCTGGACGCCCTCCTGGTGCTTGCCGAGCTTGTTCTGGACCTGAGGATCATCCAGCCCGACAAGAATAACTATGCCCCCAGG GTGTTCCACTATATGAGCCTTGCTATACTGACCTTTTTCATGAcggagattttctttaaaatattggtCTTCCGCTTGGAGTTCTTTCACCACAAGTTTGAGATCCTGGACGCCATCGTGGTGGTCATTTCCTTCATCCTTGACATCGTCCTCCTGTTCCGGGAGCATGAATTCGAGGCTCTGGGACTGCTGATCCTGCTCCGGCTGTGGCGGGTGGCCCGGATCATCAATG GGATAATTATCTCGGTTAAGACACGTTCAGAACGGCAACTGTTAAGGTTAAAACAGATAAACATACAACTGGCCACCAAGATACAGCATCTTGAATTCAGCTGCTCTGAGAAG GAACAAGAAATTGAGAGACTTAACAAGCTGTTGAGACAGCACGGACTTCTCGGGGAGGTGAACTAG
- the HVCN1 gene encoding voltage-gated hydrogen channel 1 isoform X1, with protein MWGSRDPHCFTYSLFAIGDSKILANLRNEKAVTRRARVAPAERMSKFLKHFTVVGDDYHAWNINYKKWENEEEEEEEEQPPPTAASASAEEGRATDPTPAPAPVPRPRLDFRTTLRKLFSAHRFQVIIICLVVLDALLVLAELVLDLRIIQPDKNNYAPRVFHYMSLAILTFFMTEIFFKILVFRLEFFHHKFEILDAIVVVISFILDIVLLFREHEFEALGLLILLRLWRVARIINGIIISVKTRSERQLLRLKQINIQLATKIQHLEFSCSEKEQEIERLNKLLRQHGLLGEVN; from the exons ATGTGG GGTTCGAGAGACCCCCATTGCTTCACATATTCACTGTTTGCTATTGGAGATTCTAAAATTCTTGCCAATCTAAGGAATGAAAAG GCAGTCACCCGCAGGGCCAGGGTGGCTCCCGCCGAGAGGATGAGCAAATTCTTGAAACACTTCACCGTCGTCGGGGACGACTACCACGCCTGGAACATCAACTACAAGAAGTGGgagaatgaggaggaggaggaggaagaagagcagCCGCCGCCCACTGCCGCCTCGGCCTCGGCCGAGGAGGGCAGAGCCACTGACCCcaccccggccccggcccctgtGCCCAGGCCCCGCCTAGACTTCAGGACCACTTTGAGGAAGCTCTTCAGCGCCCACAGGTTTCAG GTTATCATCATCTGCCTGGTCGTCCTGGACGCCCTCCTGGTGCTTGCCGAGCTTGTTCTGGACCTGAGGATCATCCAGCCCGACAAGAATAACTATGCCCCCAGG GTGTTCCACTATATGAGCCTTGCTATACTGACCTTTTTCATGAcggagattttctttaaaatattggtCTTCCGCTTGGAGTTCTTTCACCACAAGTTTGAGATCCTGGACGCCATCGTGGTGGTCATTTCCTTCATCCTTGACATCGTCCTCCTGTTCCGGGAGCATGAATTCGAGGCTCTGGGACTGCTGATCCTGCTCCGGCTGTGGCGGGTGGCCCGGATCATCAATG GGATAATTATCTCGGTTAAGACACGTTCAGAACGGCAACTGTTAAGGTTAAAACAGATAAACATACAACTGGCCACCAAGATACAGCATCTTGAATTCAGCTGCTCTGAGAAG GAACAAGAAATTGAGAGACTTAACAAGCTGTTGAGACAGCACGGACTTCTCGGGGAGGTGAACTAG